A stretch of the Streptomyces sp. NBC_00654 genome encodes the following:
- a CDS encoding TetR family transcriptional regulator has product MTAEARPAAPPLTERQEARRRRILHASAQLAGRGGFEAVQMREVAEAAGVALGTLYRYFPSKVHLLVATMQDQLQHMHSTLRKRPPAGDDAAQRVAETLMRAFRALQREPHLADAMVRALTFADRSVSPEVDTVSRLTTAIILDAMGLEHPTPEQLSAVRVIEHTWHSALITWLSGRASIAQVKIDIETVCRLIAVTAEPGPR; this is encoded by the coding sequence ATGACCGCGGAAGCCAGACCCGCAGCGCCTCCGCTGACCGAACGCCAGGAGGCCCGCCGCCGCCGCATCCTGCACGCCAGCGCCCAGCTCGCCGGCCGGGGCGGGTTCGAGGCGGTGCAGATGCGCGAGGTGGCCGAGGCCGCCGGGGTCGCCCTGGGCACCCTGTACCGCTACTTCCCCTCCAAGGTCCATCTGCTGGTGGCCACCATGCAGGACCAGCTCCAGCACATGCACTCCACGCTCCGCAAGCGCCCGCCCGCCGGGGACGACGCCGCGCAGCGGGTCGCCGAGACCCTGATGCGGGCCTTCCGCGCCCTCCAGCGCGAACCTCATCTGGCTGATGCGATGGTACGCGCGCTGACGTTCGCGGACCGCAGTGTGAGCCCCGAGGTGGACACCGTCTCGCGGCTCACGACGGCGATCATCCTGGACGCGATGGGGCTGGAGCACCCGACGCCGGAACAGCTCTCCGCGGTACGGGTCATCGAGCACACCTGGCACTCCGCGCTGATCACCTGGCTGTCGGGGCGGGCCTCGATCGCCCAGGTGAAGATAGACATCGAGACGGTGTGCAGGCTCATCGCCGTGACGGCGGAGCCCGGCCCCCGGTAG
- a CDS encoding substrate-binding domain-containing protein, which translates to MRRRAVGTVRPRSLTLTALATAGLLLTGCTAAGQAGGSGGGSAGERDGTVRVGLVYSRTGLLAAYGKQYRDGFMAGLDHATGGTGKVDGHRIEVTEQDDAGDPGKAVSAAKNLIGKGYKVLAGTTDSGVALQMAPLAAQNKVLYIDGPAATDAVTGVNAYTFRSGRQSYQDILTAGTMLGEAKGRKVTVLAQDSTFGQANVAAVKAVLGERGAEVGSVLAPPSATDLTPFARQVKAAGPDLVFVAWAGSTAPALWTALDQQGVLDAGKVVTGLAGTASYPVFGAAGSKVSFLAHYFPGAGGGNAVEKAMLDGVAEAGGTPDLFTPDGFTAAQMVVRAVRDGSATDTSAMVKALEGWTFDGVKGKQRIRAEDHALVQPMFVARLTGKGATAVPELVSTAPMDEVAPPAKPSAG; encoded by the coding sequence ATGCGTCGCAGAGCCGTAGGCACCGTCCGTCCCAGATCGCTGACCCTCACGGCCCTGGCCACCGCCGGGCTCCTGCTGACCGGCTGCACCGCCGCCGGCCAGGCGGGAGGCTCCGGGGGCGGCTCGGCCGGGGAGCGGGACGGGACCGTCAGGGTGGGCCTGGTCTACTCCCGTACCGGGCTGCTCGCCGCGTACGGGAAGCAGTACCGCGACGGGTTCATGGCGGGCCTCGACCACGCCACCGGCGGTACCGGCAAGGTCGACGGCCACCGCATCGAGGTCACCGAGCAGGACGACGCGGGCGACCCGGGCAAGGCGGTCTCCGCCGCGAAGAACCTCATCGGCAAGGGCTACAAGGTGCTGGCCGGCACCACCGACTCCGGCGTCGCCCTCCAGATGGCCCCGCTCGCGGCCCAGAACAAGGTGCTGTACATCGACGGCCCGGCCGCCACCGACGCCGTGACCGGGGTCAACGCGTACACCTTCCGCTCCGGCCGGCAGTCCTACCAGGACATCCTCACGGCGGGCACGATGCTGGGCGAGGCAAAGGGCAGGAAGGTCACGGTGCTGGCCCAGGACTCCACCTTCGGCCAGGCCAACGTCGCCGCCGTGAAGGCCGTCCTCGGGGAGCGCGGCGCCGAGGTCGGGTCGGTGCTGGCGCCGCCCAGCGCGACGGACCTGACGCCGTTCGCCCGCCAGGTGAAGGCCGCCGGACCCGATCTGGTCTTCGTGGCCTGGGCCGGTTCCACCGCCCCCGCCCTGTGGACCGCGCTGGACCAGCAGGGGGTGCTGGACGCGGGCAAGGTGGTGACCGGGCTGGCCGGTACGGCCTCGTACCCGGTGTTCGGGGCGGCCGGTTCCAAGGTCTCGTTCCTGGCGCACTACTTCCCCGGCGCGGGCGGCGGCAACGCCGTCGAGAAGGCGATGCTGGACGGGGTCGCCGAGGCGGGCGGCACACCCGACCTGTTCACCCCGGACGGTTTCACCGCCGCGCAGATGGTGGTGCGGGCCGTCCGGGACGGCAGCGCCACGGACACCTCGGCGATGGTGAAGGCCCTGGAGGGCTGGACCTTCGACGGGGTGAAGGGCAAGCAGCGCATCCGGGCCGAGGACCACGCCCTGGTGCAGCCGATGTTCGTCGCCAGGCTCACGGGGAAGGGCGCCACCGCCGTACCGGAGCTGGTGTCCACCGCGCCGATGGACGAGGTGGCCCCGCCCGCGAAGCCCTCGGCGGGCTGA
- a CDS encoding ABC transporter ATP-binding protein, translated as MTAPDTLTAPVLRLSGLGWTIGGATIVENVSLSVREGEFLAFIGPNGAGKTSLFNLISGITAPTAGTLALDGTDLTRLPVHTRARRGIGRTFQTSSLWPAMTVAEHVRLAAQAAGGGSYRLWRRAAPYAAEVRGVLERTGLGHRASTPAAELSHGEKRKLELAVLLVGDPRLMLLDEPMAGVSAEEVPALTELIRTLHRDEGRTVLMVEHHMDVLLGLADRLAVMHHGSLLALGTPEAVTADPAVQQAYLGEGL; from the coding sequence ATGACCGCTCCCGACACCCTCACCGCTCCCGTGCTCCGGCTCTCCGGGCTCGGCTGGACCATCGGCGGGGCCACCATCGTCGAGAACGTCTCGCTGAGCGTCCGGGAGGGCGAGTTCCTGGCGTTCATCGGCCCCAACGGGGCGGGCAAGACCTCGCTGTTCAACCTGATCAGCGGGATCACCGCCCCGACCGCGGGCACCCTCGCGCTGGACGGCACCGATCTGACGCGGCTGCCCGTGCACACCCGGGCCCGTCGCGGCATCGGGCGCACCTTCCAGACGTCCAGCCTCTGGCCCGCGATGACGGTGGCCGAGCATGTCCGGCTGGCCGCGCAGGCCGCCGGGGGCGGCTCGTACCGGCTGTGGCGGCGCGCCGCCCCGTACGCCGCCGAGGTGCGCGGCGTGCTGGAGCGCACCGGTCTCGGACACCGGGCGTCGACGCCCGCCGCCGAGCTGTCGCACGGCGAGAAGCGGAAGCTGGAGCTCGCCGTACTGCTGGTGGGCGATCCGCGGCTGATGCTGCTCGACGAGCCGATGGCCGGGGTCAGCGCGGAGGAGGTCCCCGCGCTGACCGAGCTGATCCGCACCCTGCACCGCGACGAGGGGCGCACGGTCCTGATGGTCGAGCACCACATGGACGTCCTGCTGGGTCTGGCCGACCGGCTCGCGGTGATGCACCACGGGAGTCTGCTGGCGCTGGGCACCCCCGAGGCCGTGACCGCCGACCCCGCCGTACAGCAGGCCTACCTCGGGGAGGGACTGTGA
- a CDS encoding ABC transporter ATP-binding protein, with translation MRGTQPGNTAPGPDVLLAVRDLRVLIGGRHILHGVDLDVARHGVTALLGRNGAGKTTTVRGILGLVPRDGSVRLDGEETVTLPTHTLVRRGIGYAPEDRGIFASLTVAENLRLAERAGADGPDYPLVHELFPELKRRARQLAGTLSGGQQQMVAIGRTLLNGNALIIADEPTKGLAPRVVTEVAQVLERAAEAVPVLLVEQNLAVVRRLAGRCVVLADGRTAHQGPAGALLDDAEAARRLLGVGSRHAPGAGATAASPAPSPTAEADS, from the coding sequence ATGCGCGGCACACAGCCCGGCAACACGGCGCCCGGCCCCGATGTCCTGCTCGCCGTGCGGGACCTGCGGGTGCTCATCGGCGGCCGGCACATCCTGCACGGCGTCGACCTGGATGTGGCCCGGCACGGGGTGACCGCGCTGCTGGGCCGCAACGGTGCCGGGAAGACGACGACCGTACGCGGCATCCTCGGGCTCGTCCCGCGCGACGGGAGCGTACGGCTCGACGGCGAGGAGACCGTGACGCTGCCCACGCACACCCTGGTGCGGCGCGGCATCGGCTACGCCCCGGAGGACCGCGGGATCTTCGCCTCGCTGACCGTCGCGGAGAACCTGCGGCTGGCCGAACGGGCCGGCGCGGACGGCCCCGACTATCCGCTCGTCCATGAACTGTTCCCCGAACTCAAGCGCCGGGCCCGGCAGTTGGCCGGGACACTGTCCGGCGGCCAGCAGCAGATGGTGGCCATCGGCCGCACCCTGCTCAACGGCAACGCGCTGATCATCGCGGACGAACCGACCAAGGGGCTCGCGCCCAGGGTCGTCACCGAGGTCGCCCAGGTGCTGGAGCGGGCCGCCGAGGCGGTGCCGGTGCTGCTCGTGGAGCAGAACCTCGCCGTCGTCCGCAGGCTGGCCGGGCGCTGCGTGGTGCTCGCGGACGGCCGCACGGCCCACCAGGGCCCGGCCGGCGCCCTGTTGGACGACGCGGAGGCGGCCCGCCGGCTGCTGGGAGTGGGCAGCCGCCACGCACCCGGCGCCGGCGCCACCGCCGCGTCCCCCGCCCCTTCCCCGACCGCGGAGGCGGATTCCTGA
- a CDS encoding branched-chain amino acid ABC transporter permease, with protein MSTIVLLTMTGLGLGALYFLIASGLSLIFGLMDVLNFAHGALLSIGAYGTWWAASGNLPGAGSGGAGFVLAVLFGTAVGTLAAVVLELAVVRPLYTRPREQVLATVGVGLAVPALLSGIWGPDALTFPGPRALSGTFGLLGAQVPVNRLVLIAAAVLVLLALRLFLGRTRHGLVVRAGVEDRAMVTALGIDVRRAFTLVFAIGGAAAALGGALGGLYFGSVDPRQGTSLLIFAFVVVVTGGMGSVTGAAVASVVIGLVQQFANYYTAAGLGDLAVVVLLAALLLVRPSGLTGRLA; from the coding sequence ATGTCCACCATCGTTCTGCTCACCATGACCGGACTCGGTCTGGGAGCCCTCTACTTCCTCATCGCGTCGGGGCTCTCCCTGATCTTCGGCCTGATGGATGTGCTCAACTTCGCGCACGGGGCGCTGCTGTCCATCGGGGCGTACGGCACCTGGTGGGCCGCGTCCGGGAACCTGCCCGGCGCCGGAAGCGGTGGGGCGGGCTTCGTCCTCGCCGTGCTCTTCGGTACGGCGGTGGGCACCCTCGCCGCCGTCGTGCTGGAACTCGCCGTCGTGCGCCCGCTGTACACCCGGCCGCGCGAACAGGTCCTCGCCACGGTCGGGGTGGGGCTCGCCGTTCCCGCGCTGCTGTCCGGCATCTGGGGCCCGGACGCGCTGACGTTCCCCGGGCCGCGGGCGCTGTCCGGCACCTTCGGGCTGCTGGGCGCGCAGGTCCCCGTCAACCGGCTGGTGCTGATCGCGGCGGCCGTCCTCGTCCTGCTGGCGCTGCGGCTCTTCCTCGGCCGGACCCGGCACGGTCTGGTCGTCCGGGCGGGCGTCGAGGACCGGGCCATGGTGACCGCGCTCGGCATCGACGTCCGCAGGGCGTTCACCCTCGTCTTCGCCATCGGGGGTGCCGCCGCCGCGCTCGGCGGGGCGCTCGGCGGGCTGTACTTCGGCTCCGTCGACCCACGGCAGGGGACCTCGCTGCTGATCTTCGCCTTCGTGGTGGTGGTCACCGGCGGCATGGGATCGGTGACCGGCGCCGCCGTGGCGTCCGTCGTCATCGGCCTGGTCCAGCAGTTCGCCAACTACTACACCGCCGCGGGCCTCGGCGACCTGGCGGTCGTCGTCCTGCTCGCCGCGCTGCTGCTCGTCCGCCCGAGCGGACTGACCGGGAGGCTCGCGTGA
- a CDS encoding branched-chain amino acid ABC transporter permease, with protein MSTATETQRHTGPAPAAAPSGAPGAAARLLRWWPAAALALLIVAPYSALPLPGLLDGPVGSPGSLQLLATCLLFGALATGYDLLLGRTGLLSFGHALYFAAGSYATNMFLLEAGLPFALSAVLGLCFGIALAVVLGSVSLRVTGIGFSMVTLAFAQAGSLLVARDPGGITGGEEGRAAPADLLPSALVGIEHTANLYWVSLAYLVLTLGVVHWAVRSPTGRVWEGIKENERRVEVLGLRPYGFKLTAFVLAGALAALGGLVHLLLTGGSTPQTTTSDFTLSLLVMVVLGGSGTRWGPMAGGILYTWADHRLGDLAGSGAVADLPAVLRVPLSQPLFLLGVVFVAVVHLLPGGLARLPSRLSSRPAPPRGTTKENRRP; from the coding sequence GTGAGCACCGCCACCGAGACACAGAGACACACCGGCCCCGCCCCCGCGGCCGCCCCGTCCGGGGCGCCCGGAGCCGCGGCCCGGCTGCTGCGCTGGTGGCCCGCCGCCGCCCTGGCGCTCCTGATCGTCGCCCCGTACAGCGCACTGCCCCTGCCGGGCCTGCTGGACGGTCCGGTCGGCAGTCCCGGCAGCCTCCAACTTCTCGCCACCTGCCTGCTGTTCGGCGCGCTCGCCACGGGCTACGACCTGCTGCTGGGCCGGACCGGACTGCTCTCCTTCGGCCATGCGCTGTATTTCGCGGCGGGCAGCTACGCCACCAACATGTTCCTGCTGGAGGCCGGGCTGCCGTTCGCCCTGTCGGCCGTCCTCGGCCTCTGCTTCGGGATCGCGCTGGCCGTGGTGCTGGGATCGGTGAGCCTGCGGGTCACCGGAATCGGCTTCTCCATGGTGACGCTCGCCTTCGCCCAGGCCGGTTCGCTCCTGGTCGCCCGCGACCCCGGCGGCATCACCGGCGGCGAGGAGGGCCGGGCGGCCCCCGCCGACCTGCTGCCCTCCGCGCTGGTGGGCATCGAGCACACGGCGAACCTCTACTGGGTCTCGCTCGCCTACCTCGTCCTCACCCTCGGCGTCGTCCACTGGGCGGTCCGCTCCCCCACCGGGCGGGTCTGGGAAGGCATCAAGGAGAACGAACGCCGGGTGGAGGTCCTGGGCCTGAGGCCGTACGGCTTCAAGCTGACGGCCTTCGTCCTGGCCGGTGCGCTGGCCGCGCTCGGCGGGCTGGTCCATCTGCTGCTCACCGGCGGCTCCACCCCGCAGACCACCACGTCCGACTTCACGCTGTCCCTGCTGGTGATGGTCGTGCTCGGCGGATCGGGCACCCGCTGGGGGCCGATGGCCGGCGGCATCCTCTACACCTGGGCCGATCACCGCCTCGGCGACCTCGCGGGGTCGGGAGCGGTCGCCGACCTGCCCGCCGTGCTGCGCGTTCCGCTCTCCCAGCCGCTGTTCCTGCTCGGCGTGGTGTTCGTGGCCGTGGTACATCTGCTGCCCGGCGGCCTCGCCCGGCTGCCCTCGCGCCTCTCGTCCCGGCCGGCCCCGCCGCGGGGAACCACGAAGGAGAACCGACGCCCATGA
- a CDS encoding alpha/beta hydrolase translates to MTTYTPLHEELRVPVAGGDLAVLRWPARDPGAPVVMALHGITANALSWGPVARRLAGRVTLVAPDLRGRAGSRGLPEPYGIAAHADDAAALAGALAPGGGRVALAGHSMGAFVAALAAVRHPALFGPPVLVDGGFGFPAPTHLSPDELMTAVIGPAMDRLSMTFPDRAAYRAFWQAHPAFAGAWSADVDAYIQRDLTGEEPELRSTCRIEAVRADGIGLFDDEVLAAVHRLPGPATLLWAARGLMDEEQGLYDASRLAAAGLQDTRVRAVAVPDVNHYTLLTGDAGAGEVARHLLAAVRPEGSGG, encoded by the coding sequence ATGACCACGTACACACCGCTGCACGAGGAGCTCCGGGTCCCTGTCGCCGGAGGCGACCTGGCCGTACTGCGCTGGCCCGCCCGCGACCCCGGTGCGCCGGTGGTGATGGCCCTGCACGGGATCACCGCCAACGCGCTCTCCTGGGGCCCGGTGGCCCGGCGGCTGGCGGGCCGGGTCACGCTGGTCGCCCCGGATCTGCGCGGCCGGGCGGGGAGCCGCGGGCTGCCGGAGCCGTACGGGATCGCGGCGCACGCCGACGACGCGGCGGCACTGGCCGGCGCGCTCGCTCCCGGGGGCGGCCGGGTGGCGCTGGCGGGGCACTCGATGGGCGCCTTCGTGGCGGCGCTGGCCGCGGTGCGGCATCCGGCGCTGTTCGGCCCGCCGGTCCTGGTGGACGGCGGGTTCGGCTTCCCCGCCCCCACCCATCTGTCGCCCGACGAACTCATGACCGCGGTGATCGGCCCGGCCATGGACCGGCTGTCGATGACGTTCCCCGACCGTGCCGCGTACCGGGCGTTCTGGCAGGCGCACCCCGCGTTCGCCGGGGCGTGGTCCGCCGACGTGGACGCGTACATCCAGCGCGACCTGACGGGCGAGGAGCCGGAACTGCGCTCCACGTGCCGGATCGAGGCGGTACGCGCGGACGGCATCGGCCTGTTCGACGACGAGGTCCTCGCGGCGGTCCACCGGCTGCCGGGCCCCGCGACCCTGCTGTGGGCGGCACGGGGACTGATGGACGAGGAGCAGGGCCTGTACGACGCCTCCCGGCTGGCGGCGGCGGGCCTTCAGGACACCCGCGTACGGGCGGTGGCGGTACCGGACGTGAACCACTACACGCTGCTGACGGGGGACGCGGGGGCCGGGGAGGTGGCCCGGCACCTGCTGGCGGCGGTGCGCCCGGAGGGGTCGGGCGGCTGA